GGCTGCCCGCAGGAAGGCCGACATGGTGGCCGGGCGGCGGCGGTGGATGTGGACGTGCATGGGGTGGCCGCCGTAGCCCGAGGTCTTGCAGGTGGTCGTGTCGCCGACGTGGAAGCCGAGCAGGACCACACCGCCGGGGCGGAGGGCGCGGTGGAAGTGAGCGAGGACGGTGGGGACGAGGGCATCCGGGATGTGGATGAGGGACCAGAAGGCGAGGACGCCGTCCACGGAAGCCGTCGTAGCGGCAGCGCCGTCATCGAGCCCACCGCGAAGGGGACGCCGGCATGGGTGCGGCGGGCGAAGGCGATCATCTCGGTGAGAGGTCGAGGCCGAAGGCGTCGACGCCGAGCGAGCGCAGGTGGGCGGTGACCCAGCCGGGGCCGCAGCCGACGTCGGCGACGCGGTCATCGGCGAGTTCGGCGAAAAGCGCCAGCACGGAACGCAACTAGGGTTCGCCGGCGAGGCGGTCGCGGAGCTGTTCGGCGTAGCTGGCGACGACGGTGTCGTACGAAGTGCGGATCTCCGAGAGCCGGGAAGTCACTGCTCCCCCGTCGAGAGGACCTTGAGGTTCAGGCCGGCGCGTTCGAAGCGGCCGCGGGGGTCGTCGACGAGGCGGCGGGCCGCCAGGTCCATCAGGCCCACCGTGCAGGTGATCTCGGCAGAGAGGGTGCCGTCGAGTTTGAGGATGCGGGAGGTCATCCAGAAGACCTTGCCGTCGCCGAAGCGGGCGTCGCAGGTGACGTCGACGGTGTCGCCGCCGCGGAGTTCGCGGCGGTAGACGATGTGGGACTCCAGCAGGACCGGCGCGAGGTTTTCCTCGCGCAGCCGCGAATCGCCCGCGGATTCGAAGAGTTCGATGCGCGAGACCTCGCCGTAGGAGTGGTAGACGGCGTGGTTGAGGTGGCCCAGCGAGTCGAGCTCGTAGTGGCGCACCTTGATGCGGGTGCGGAACGGTTCGCGATCGGTCACGCGCCCCACTCTAGGTAAAAGCTAGTTCTCGTAAAACAGCTCCTCGACCACTGCGTGGGCGCGGCGCGTGACGCGGCGGTAGCTGTCGAGGAACTCGCCCGGATCGTCGTCGACGGTGTAGCCGAACACGCGCGCCACGGCGGCCAGGTCGCGGCCCGAGCTGGGCACCTCGTCGACGGCCTTGCCGCGCACGAGCATCCCGGCGTTGCGCACGCGCGTGGCCAGCAGCCACGCCTCGCGCAGGTAATCGACCGACTCCGCGGGCGCCAGACCCGTGTCCGCGAGCGCCGTCAAAGCGTCGAGCGTCGACGCGGTCCGCAGGCTCGGCTGCTCGTGCGCGTGCTGCAGCTGCAACAGCTGCACGGTCCACTCGACGTCAGCCAGCCCACCGCGGCCAAGCTTCGTGTGACGGGTCGGGTCGGCGCCGCGGGGCAGGCGCTCGGTTTCCACGCGCGCCTTGATGCGGCGGATCTCGCGGGCCTTCGTCGCGTCCAGGCCGCCCTCGGGGTAGCGGACGGGGTCGATCATCGTGATGAACCGCTCGCCCAGCTCCTCGTCGCCGGCGATGAACCGCGCGCGCAGCAATGCCTGCGCTTCCCAGACCTCGCCCCAGCGCTGGTAGTACGCGCGGTAGGACTCCAACGTCCGGACCAGCGGCCCGCTGCGGCCCTCCGGCCGAAGGTCCGCGTCGACGACCAGCGCCGGGTCGGAACTCGGCGCGCCCAGCATCTTGCGCACGGTCTCGGCCACCGACGAAGCGAACTTCGCCGCCTCGGAGTCCGACACGCCTTCCGCGGGCTCGCAGACGAACAGCACGTCGGCGTCCGAGCCGTAGCCCAGCTCCGCGCCCCCGAGCCGGCCCATGCCGATCACCGCGACGGTCGCCGGCGTACGCCCCAGCTCCGCCTGCCGCTGCCGGTACGCGGCGGCCAGCGCACCCTGCAGCACGGCGACCCACACGCTCGACAGCGCCTCGCACACGGCCGGAACGTCCAGCAGTCCCAGCAAATCCGCACAGGCCACGCGCAACAGCTCGTGCCGCCGCAACGACCGCGCAGCCGCCACCGCCGCGTTCAACCCGGGCTGACGCCGGACGGCCGCCCGCAGCGACGTCGCCACCTCGGCCGGCTTGCGCCCCGTCAGCCGAGCCGGTTCTCCCAGCAGCTGCAGCACTTCCGGCGCACGCACGAGCAGGTCGGGCACGAGCTTCGACGTCCCCAGCAGGAACGCGAGCCGCTCCACGACCGTGCCCTCGTCACGCAGCACACGCAAGTACCAGGGCGTGTCCTCCAGCGCCTCGGACACCTTCCGGTACGAGAGCAGACCGCCGTCGGGATCCGGAGTGTCGGCGAGGAAATCGAGCAACACGGGCAGCAGCGCCTGCTGGATCGCCGCGCGGCGGGAGACGCCCGCGGTCAGCGCCTTGATGTGCTGCAGCGCGCCTTCCGGCGCCGCGTAACCCAGCGCGGCGAGCCGGCTGGCGGCCTGCTTCGTCGTGAGCCGCAGCGCTTCCGTCGGCACGTTCGCCACGGACTGCAGCAGCGGGCGGTAGAAGACCTTCTCGTGCAGCCGCCGGATCCCCTGCGCGTGGCGGCGGAACTCCGCCAGCAGCTCCTGGCCCTGGCTGCGGCCACGCACCGCGCGAATCCCGCACGCGCGCGCGAGGATGCGCAGCTCGTCGGTGTCGTTCGACTCCGGGAACAAGTGCGTGCGCCGCAGCCGGCGCAGCTGCAGCCGGTGCTCGACGGTGCGCAGGAACTCGTACGAAGTCCCCATCTCGGCCGAGTCCGCGCGCCCGACGTACCCGCCCTCACCCAGCGCCGCCAAAGCTTCCATTGTGGACGGTGAACGCAGCTCGGGATCCACCCGCCCGTGGACGAGCTGCAGCAGCTGCACGGCGAACTCGACGTCACGCAGCCCACCGCGGCCCAGCTTCAGCTCGCGCTCAGCGTGCTCCGCGGACACGTGGTCCTCCACGCGCCGGCGCATCTGCTGCACCTCGGTCACGAAGTTCTCACGATCGGCGGCCGCCCACACCATGGGCGCGACCATCTCCGCGTACTGCTGGCCCAGCCCGGCGTCACCCGCGACCGGGCGCGCCTTGAGCAGCGCCTGGAACTCCCAGGTCTTCGCCCACTTCTGGTAGTACGCCGTGTGCCCCTCCAGCGTGCGCACGAGCGCGCCGCTCTTGCCCTCCGGCCGCAGCGCCGCGTCGACCTCGAAGCACGCCTTGCCGACCACCCGCATCATCGTGCTGGCCAGCCGCGTCGCCACGCCGAGGTCGCCGGCGCCGACGAAGATCACGTCGACGTCACTCACGTAGTTGAGCTCGCGCCCGCCGGTCTTGCCCATCGCGATCACGGCCAGCTTGCCCTCGGCGCTCGCCCCGACCTCCTGCTCGGCCGACGCGAGGCCGGCCTTCAGCGCGGCCTCGGCCAGGAGCGTCAGCTGGTGGGTGATGTCCTTGAACGACGGGTGTTCGAGCCCCTCCTCGACGAGGTGCCCGAGGTCGACGGCCGCGATGCCGAGCAGCAGCCGCCGGTACGCCGTGCGCAGCGCCTGCTCGGCGGCCAGTCCGGTCACGTACGTGCCGTCGTCCTGGCGCAGGTCCTCGAGCAGCCGGTCCGCGAACTGCTCGGGCACGGTGCAGCGGTGGTCGGCGAGGCAGTGCCACTCGCCGGGGTTGGCCGCGAGGAAATCGCCGAGCGCGGTGGACGTGCCGAGCACACCGAGCAGGCGGCCGCGGAACGTCCGGTTGTCGCGCAGGGCGCCGTCCAGCTCGGGCCACGCGCCTTCGTCGGCTTCGCGGATGCGGTCGAGACTCTGCAACGCGAGGTCCTGGTCGGCGGCGCGCGAGAGGGCCGCGAGCACGTCGGCGGTGCCCTCGACCGGTCCCGCGGCGTCCCACCAGCCCGCCGCGCGCAACTGGGCGTCGGCCTTGTCGTCGGTGAAGCCGTATCGGGCCGCCGATGCGGCCGTCCGCGCGCGCTCTGCCATCTCCTTCACCGTAGCCGGATCCGCGTCGGCTGAGCAGGCAGGCACGCGTTCACTTTCAGGCGGCGAGCCGGTCGGGTTCCGTGTCGGCGGCCGA
The sequence above is a segment of the Amycolatopsis sp. 2-15 genome. Coding sequences within it:
- a CDS encoding acyl-CoA thioesterase — encoded protein: MTDREPFRTRIKVRHYELDSLGHLNHAVYHSYGEVSRIELFESAGDSRLREENLAPVLLESHIVYRRELRGGDTVDVTCDARFGDGKVFWMTSRILKLDGTLSAEITCTVGLMDLAARRLVDDPRGRFERAGLNLKVLSTGEQ
- a CDS encoding bifunctional [glutamine synthetase] adenylyltransferase/[glutamine synthetase]-adenylyl-L-tyrosine phosphorylase, whose product is MAERARTAASAARYGFTDDKADAQLRAAGWWDAAGPVEGTADVLAALSRAADQDLALQSLDRIREADEGAWPELDGALRDNRTFRGRLLGVLGTSTALGDFLAANPGEWHCLADHRCTVPEQFADRLLEDLRQDDGTYVTGLAAEQALRTAYRRLLLGIAAVDLGHLVEEGLEHPSFKDITHQLTLLAEAALKAGLASAEQEVGASAEGKLAVIAMGKTGGRELNYVSDVDVIFVGAGDLGVATRLASTMMRVVGKACFEVDAALRPEGKSGALVRTLEGHTAYYQKWAKTWEFQALLKARPVAGDAGLGQQYAEMVAPMVWAAADRENFVTEVQQMRRRVEDHVSAEHAERELKLGRGGLRDVEFAVQLLQLVHGRVDPELRSPSTMEALAALGEGGYVGRADSAEMGTSYEFLRTVEHRLQLRRLRRTHLFPESNDTDELRILARACGIRAVRGRSQGQELLAEFRRHAQGIRRLHEKVFYRPLLQSVANVPTEALRLTTKQAASRLAALGYAAPEGALQHIKALTAGVSRRAAIQQALLPVLLDFLADTPDPDGGLLSYRKVSEALEDTPWYLRVLRDEGTVVERLAFLLGTSKLVPDLLVRAPEVLQLLGEPARLTGRKPAEVATSLRAAVRRQPGLNAAVAAARSLRRHELLRVACADLLGLLDVPAVCEALSSVWVAVLQGALAAAYRQRQAELGRTPATVAVIGMGRLGGAELGYGSDADVLFVCEPAEGVSDSEAAKFASSVAETVRKMLGAPSSDPALVVDADLRPEGRSGPLVRTLESYRAYYQRWGEVWEAQALLRARFIAGDEELGERFITMIDPVRYPEGGLDATKAREIRRIKARVETERLPRGADPTRHTKLGRGGLADVEWTVQLLQLQHAHEQPSLRTASTLDALTALADTGLAPAESVDYLREAWLLATRVRNAGMLVRGKAVDEVPSSGRDLAAVARVFGYTVDDDPGEFLDSYRRVTRRAHAVVEELFYEN